The stretch of DNA TACAAATGGGTTGTGGACCACAAAGTACCTTAAAATCTTTCTCTGTTAAGGCTTCATAGGGCGGTAAATGGTCGACCTGGGAGAGATAGGTCTGGTATTCATCATTCAGCTCGATAGTCTGGCCACAATAAGCAATAATTTTTTCGGGATCGCCTTTCTTTATGATCATATATTCCGCAGACCTGGCGATACATTGGCTGGCGAGAATCGCATTTATATTGGGATGGGTGGCATTGGCATTAATAGCAGCATAGGTATTAATAAGATCTTCCCTGATCAATCCTAGAGGGACGGCCCTCATGGCGGGTGCATTTCCAGGGTTTTTCCTATTTCTTTGGAAAGCTTTTATCTCTTCGATCGTTTTTTCTCCTGTATAATACCATCCCATTGATCCATGACCATTGCGACCATACCCTTTTTCTTGAACACCTTTGTCATATTCTTCTTTCCATTTCCTGATGAGTAATTCCTCGGAGAAGGGCTCTGTTGCGCAAAGGGCTTTTAGGAGGCCGATGGTCATTTCCGTATCATCGGTATAGTCCCAAGGGTGATAATTTTGGGTAAACAGGGCTTTTTGTTGTTCAGGTACGGCAATTGTATGCCGCGCATTAACTAAGCGAGAGAAATCTACATTTGCTCTTATCCAATGACGATCCTGGAACTCGACGCCAGCGCCAAAAGCATCACCAATGGCAACCCCTATGAGGATTTGGCTAAGGTTCAACTTTTCTTTTTTAGATACTGTGTTTTTAGCACGATGCATTGCGCTCTTTTACTTCTAATTCCATCGCTACACGTTTTAAGAATGAATCTCAAATGTACCTAATTAATCTCCTAAACAAAATCCTCAGGTAAAAGTATACCCAACAAAAATGGAAGGAATAATCTTTTTTATTCGATATCTCTAGTTGATTTTGAGAATAATGGATAATTTTAATAACCATTACAAACGAATATCATCACATGAAGTGCAACTATTTTTATTTGCTTACGATTCTAAGTGGCTTCTTTTTTGCTTGTCAAACGCAATCGCCGCTTGCACAGTTGGAAGAACAAATTAAAACTGAATTAGCTAAAGAAGAAGGCATCTTTGCGGTCGCTTTTAAGGATTTAAGCACGGGAGAGGAGATCCTCATCAGTGCGCGCGACGCTTTCCATGCTGCAAGCACCATGAAAACGCCGGTACTGATTGAACTCTATAAACAAGCAAGTACGGGTAAATTCTCAATGACTGATTCCGTTTTGGTAAAAAATGAATTCAAGAGCATTGTTGATGGCAGTCCTTATTCACTGAGCACAGACGATGATAGTGAAGGGGATCTTTATCATGCGATTGGCACTAAACGCACCATTGCCGATCTGGCCTACGATATGATTATTTACAGCAGTAATTTGGCAACCAATATTCTGATTGAGTTGGTGGATGCCAAAGTAGTAACGCAAACCATGAGGACATTGGGGGCACCAGACATCAATGTATTGAGAGGGGTGGAAGATAACAAGGCCTACGAACAGGGGCTGAGTAATTCCACTACAGCTTATGATTTGATGGTCATTTATGAAAAACTAGCCAAGGGAGAAGTCGTCAATAAAGCGGCATCGGATGCCATGATAGCCACGCTTTTTGACCAAAAATTCAATGAAATTATTCCTGCGGAGTTACCCGAGGAGGTAAAAGTAGCGCATAAGACCGGTGTGATTACAGGGGTGCACCATGATTCGGGTATTGTCTTTTTACCAGATGGACGAAAATATGTATTAGTATTACTATCTCGCGAACTAGGTGACTTTGAAGAGGGCACCAAAAAATTAGCCCACGTTTCTAAGATGATTTATGATTATGTAGTTATGAAAAAATAGAAATGATCCACTTACCCAAAGACATTCAATTACAAAAGGCAACCCTTGCCTTTTTGGCAGCACCGCAGTTGTTGTTTATCGGAGGGGAGTGGGCGCTCCCCAAGGCAGGTAAATATTTCCAGAGTATCAATCCTGCCAATGGCGAATTGCTGACCAATATCCCTTTGGCAGACCAAGCGGATGTAGACCAGGCGGTTCATGCCGCTCGAAAAGCATTCGAAACCA from Saprospiraceae bacterium encodes:
- a CDS encoding ADP-ribosylglycohydrolase family protein, encoding MHRAKNTVSKKEKLNLSQILIGVAIGDAFGAGVEFQDRHWIRANVDFSRLVNARHTIAVPEQQKALFTQNYHPWDYTDDTEMTIGLLKALCATEPFSEELLIRKWKEEYDKGVQEKGYGRNGHGSMGWYYTGEKTIEEIKAFQRNRKNPGNAPAMRAVPLGLIREDLINTYAAINANATHPNINAILASQCIARSAEYMIIKKGDPEKIIAYCGQTIELNDEYQTYLSQVDHLPPYEALTEKDFKVLCGPQPICTPYFLEGINGVPSDAKYTTGCVLYILKNSTHAMDALKKSVYLGGDVDSVASITTGIMAGVFGLASIPGFMIEQLEGLDYLLKVAEKFEQHTKTSFFDPSY
- a CDS encoding serine hydrolase yields the protein MKCNYFYLLTILSGFFFACQTQSPLAQLEEQIKTELAKEEGIFAVAFKDLSTGEEILISARDAFHAASTMKTPVLIELYKQASTGKFSMTDSVLVKNEFKSIVDGSPYSLSTDDDSEGDLYHAIGTKRTIADLAYDMIIYSSNLATNILIELVDAKVVTQTMRTLGAPDINVLRGVEDNKAYEQGLSNSTTAYDLMVIYEKLAKGEVVNKAASDAMIATLFDQKFNEIIPAELPEEVKVAHKTGVITGVHHDSGIVFLPDGRKYVLVLLSRELGDFEEGTKKLAHVSKMIYDYVVMKK